One Pseudomonas tolaasii NCPPB 2192 genomic window carries:
- a CDS encoding structural protein, whose amino-acid sequence MPITETRGVRNRNPGNIDYSPANQWLGQLKPDPAVEKRFARFDTPENGIRALGKVLLTYQRKHGLKTVKAIISRWAPSVENDTVAYVRAVEANTGTQPGAEIDLARAPVMAGFVKAIIHHENAGYAYPDAVLAEGVRRALA is encoded by the coding sequence ATGCCGATTACAGAAACCCGTGGGGTGCGCAATCGCAACCCGGGCAATATTGATTACAGTCCGGCCAATCAGTGGCTGGGCCAACTGAAGCCCGATCCTGCCGTAGAGAAGCGATTCGCGCGCTTCGATACGCCGGAGAACGGCATACGCGCCCTGGGCAAAGTGTTGCTGACCTACCAGCGCAAGCACGGATTGAAGACGGTCAAGGCCATCATCAGTCGGTGGGCGCCGTCAGTTGAGAACGACACCGTCGCTTACGTGCGGGCCGTGGAGGCGAATACCGGCACCCAGCCAGGCGCAGAGATTGATCTGGCCCGGGCGCCGGTAATGGCCGGTTTCGTCAAGGCAATCATTCATCACGAGAACGCGGGGTATGCCTATCCAGACGCGGTGCTGGCTGAAGGTGTGCGGCGGGCGCTGGCATGA
- a CDS encoding host specificity protein J: MSKTATAPAAKRRRRPTAALVLGGKGGEKKPYTPYKAPDSALSIATVKLLYALSEGPIVGPVDGLRSIKLNGTPLISPDGSENFPGTIWDFRPGTVDQEHIAGFPAIENEASQGLPVELKSDNAWTHAITDQQLSAVRIRLSWPQIWQVKTNGDQIGYRIDYAIDLSVNGGSYQTILSATLDDKGTTEYERTHRIDLPEGFTSALVRVRRLTPNRNDSNFADLMRIKGLTEVIDKKLRYPNLALGGLRFDAKQFQDTPKFAGLMRGRIVQVPTNYDPQTRTYTGDWNGTFKLAYTNNPVWIWRDLLLHRRYGLGRRITADMVDHWTLYEIGRYCDVMVPDGKGGLQPRMTTNVYIQDSIEGYALLSDLASVFRGSSCWNGSQVTMVADIPGNEDGYVFTRSNIIGEFEYVAAAFPDRHTRAKVAWDNPENEFKTQPAPVTNDELIGVLGHRMLDISRFACTVEGEAIRHGIWALKSEQYEEWSVSFTTGMEGRNVEPGQIICVADELFSGRANGGRISAATKRVITLDIDAEVHEEDRLILNLPSGKSEGRIVKSVSGRLVTVMADYSELPEPECSWSVESADLAVMRFRVQTIEPQGLHQFKIAATQHEPLKYQAIDTGARIDPQPTSVIPPGVMSPPENITLESRSVVSQGIAVTGMRITWDSVPGAIAYNVEWRKDSGNWVRLPRTGNLGADVEGIYSGRYVARVSSVSAMDVTSIWGASPEVVLTGKVGLPPAVAFLTTTSELFGIGIKWGFPPGAEDTQRTEIWYAPANDLSVATKLADLAYPQAGYRMQQLLAGATLFFWARLVDRTGNVGPFYPVAGGVVGQASSDAGPILNMLAGKISKTELGEDLLSDINKIPGLQDQIDALDDILLYDAQKTYTAGDTVRQGQRLYQATADVPTNTPPPSPAFWLDVGQTVGTVGALAQQVALNKTNIETVDGKVVAQASTLNALRAATRDDSGNGSKIDALKGWSSTAAIAREESVRSSAQEATAQRLTTLDASVGDNGAKLTNLERVTATDRTATAESLTQLNAKVGANEATIRTTSKAVADLSGDLSTIWSVKMETAAGGQKYAASFGLGLQVDPSGVSSQFVVRADTFMLLNLANGTPVSPFSVTGGQTFIRSAFIQDGTITNAKIGNYIQSNNYVAGTSGWKLFFDGTFEINGVVPGQGRSIMTNRSLRFWDVNGIKRVQIGDLSE; this comes from the coding sequence ATGTCCAAAACCGCAACAGCGCCCGCTGCAAAGCGCCGACGCCGGCCTACTGCTGCCCTCGTTTTGGGCGGCAAGGGCGGAGAAAAGAAGCCATATACGCCTTACAAAGCGCCCGATAGCGCGCTGTCGATCGCCACGGTGAAGCTGCTCTACGCCCTGAGCGAGGGGCCTATCGTAGGTCCGGTCGATGGCCTACGCTCGATCAAGTTGAATGGCACGCCACTGATCTCCCCTGACGGCAGTGAAAACTTCCCGGGCACTATCTGGGACTTTCGCCCGGGCACTGTTGACCAAGAGCACATTGCGGGTTTTCCAGCGATCGAGAACGAGGCCTCACAAGGCCTGCCGGTTGAGTTGAAGTCTGACAACGCCTGGACGCACGCAATTACCGACCAGCAGTTGTCTGCTGTGCGAATCCGCTTGTCCTGGCCTCAAATCTGGCAGGTCAAAACCAACGGCGACCAGATCGGTTACCGCATCGACTACGCCATTGACTTGTCGGTCAATGGGGGCAGCTACCAGACCATTCTGTCTGCAACGCTGGATGATAAGGGAACGACCGAGTACGAGCGAACCCACCGAATTGATCTGCCAGAGGGCTTCACTAGTGCGCTGGTGCGTGTGCGTCGACTGACTCCGAACCGCAACGACTCCAACTTTGCGGACCTGATGCGCATCAAGGGCCTGACGGAAGTCATCGACAAAAAACTGCGTTATCCGAACCTGGCACTGGGCGGCCTGCGGTTCGACGCCAAGCAGTTCCAAGACACGCCGAAGTTCGCCGGCCTGATGCGCGGTCGTATCGTGCAGGTGCCGACCAACTACGACCCGCAAACACGGACCTACACCGGCGATTGGAACGGCACCTTCAAGCTGGCCTACACCAACAACCCGGTTTGGATCTGGCGTGACCTGCTGCTGCACCGCCGCTATGGCCTGGGCCGCCGCATCACTGCTGATATGGTTGATCACTGGACGCTGTACGAGATTGGCCGCTACTGCGATGTGATGGTTCCGGATGGGAAGGGCGGCCTGCAGCCGCGCATGACCACCAACGTCTACATTCAGGATTCGATTGAGGGCTATGCACTGCTTTCAGACCTGGCCAGCGTGTTCCGAGGCAGCAGCTGCTGGAACGGTTCGCAGGTCACTATGGTGGCGGACATTCCCGGAAACGAGGATGGCTACGTCTTCACTCGCTCGAACATCATCGGCGAGTTTGAATATGTCGCCGCTGCGTTTCCTGATCGACATACCCGCGCCAAGGTAGCCTGGGACAATCCGGAAAACGAGTTCAAAACCCAGCCGGCGCCGGTAACCAATGACGAGCTCATCGGTGTCCTTGGCCATCGCATGTTGGATATCTCTCGCTTTGCCTGCACCGTTGAAGGCGAGGCTATCCGTCACGGTATCTGGGCGCTCAAGTCTGAGCAGTACGAAGAGTGGTCGGTCAGCTTCACGACTGGCATGGAGGGCCGTAACGTTGAGCCTGGGCAGATCATCTGCGTGGCTGATGAGCTGTTTTCAGGGCGCGCGAACGGCGGTCGCATCAGTGCGGCCACCAAGCGCGTGATCACACTGGACATTGACGCCGAGGTACATGAGGAGGATCGACTGATCCTAAACCTGCCGAGCGGCAAGTCTGAGGGGCGCATCGTTAAATCGGTATCTGGTCGTCTCGTTACTGTGATGGCCGACTATTCGGAGTTGCCAGAGCCCGAGTGCAGTTGGTCCGTGGAAAGTGCCGACCTCGCAGTGATGCGCTTTCGCGTGCAGACCATTGAGCCGCAAGGGCTGCACCAATTTAAAATTGCTGCCACTCAGCATGAGCCGCTTAAGTACCAGGCTATCGACACGGGCGCGCGGATCGATCCTCAGCCTACGAGTGTTATCCCGCCAGGGGTGATGTCTCCTCCGGAAAATATCACTCTTGAGTCGCGCAGCGTCGTGTCTCAAGGGATTGCGGTTACTGGTATGCGCATCACGTGGGATTCGGTGCCAGGCGCAATTGCTTATAACGTGGAATGGCGCAAGGACAGTGGCAACTGGGTGCGTCTCCCGCGCACTGGGAATCTTGGTGCGGACGTTGAGGGCATCTACAGCGGGCGCTACGTCGCTCGCGTGAGCTCCGTCAGCGCGATGGACGTCACCTCAATTTGGGGAGCAAGTCCGGAAGTGGTGTTGACCGGCAAGGTCGGCTTGCCCCCGGCGGTGGCGTTCTTGACCACCACCAGCGAGCTGTTCGGCATCGGCATCAAGTGGGGCTTCCCGCCTGGCGCTGAAGATACCCAGCGCACCGAGATCTGGTACGCACCAGCCAACGACTTGTCGGTGGCCACCAAGCTGGCCGACCTGGCTTATCCGCAGGCCGGCTACCGCATGCAGCAGCTGCTTGCGGGTGCAACGCTGTTCTTCTGGGCGCGTCTGGTGGACCGTACCGGTAACGTCGGCCCGTTCTATCCCGTTGCCGGCGGGGTGGTGGGGCAGGCCAGTTCGGACGCAGGGCCAATCCTGAATATGCTGGCTGGGAAGATCAGCAAGACAGAGCTGGGCGAGGACCTGCTCAGCGACATCAACAAGATTCCGGGCCTGCAGGACCAGATCGACGCGCTCGACGACATCCTGCTGTACGACGCCCAAAAGACCTACACCGCGGGCGACACCGTGCGCCAGGGCCAAAGGCTGTACCAGGCCACTGCAGACGTGCCGACAAACACCCCACCGCCGAGTCCCGCTTTCTGGCTCGACGTTGGGCAGACCGTCGGCACTGTCGGCGCCTTGGCGCAGCAGGTCGCGCTGAACAAAACCAACATCGAGACCGTCGACGGCAAGGTGGTTGCGCAGGCTTCGACGCTAAATGCTCTGCGCGCGGCCACCAGAGACGACTCAGGTAACGGCTCCAAGATCGATGCGCTCAAAGGCTGGTCGAGTACTGCGGCTATTGCTCGGGAAGAGTCGGTTAGATCGTCTGCTCAAGAGGCCACAGCGCAGCGCCTTACCACACTCGACGCTTCTGTCGGTGACAACGGCGCCAAGCTCACCAACCTTGAGCGCGTGACGGCAACCGATCGCACGGCTACGGCGGAAAGTCTCACTCAGCTCAATGCAAAAGTGGGAGCCAACGAGGCGACCATTCGGACCACGAGCAAGGCTGTAGCCGATTTGAGCGGTGATTTGTCGACGATCTGGTCTGTGAAGATGGAGACCGCAGCGGGCGGCCAGAAGTACGCCGCATCGTTTGGCCTGGGCCTGCAGGTCGATCCGTCCGGGGTGTCGTCGCAGTTCGTCGTGCGTGCCGACACTTTCATGCTGCTGAACCTGGCCAACGGCACGCCGGTGTCGCCGTTCTCGGTCACCGGCGGGCAGACCTTCATCCGCTCGGCCTTTATCCAGGACGGAACCATCACTAACGCGAAGATCGGCAACTACATCCAGTCGAATAACTACGTGGCGGGTACCAGTGGATGGAAGTTGTTCTTCGACGGAACGTTTGAGATTAACGGGGTGGTTCCTGGTCAAGGCCGCTCGATTATGACGAATCGATCGTTGCGGTTTTGGGATGTTAACGGCATCAAACGCGTTCAAATCGGAGATTTAAGTGAATGA
- a CDS encoding C40 family peptidase, whose protein sequence is MNKTMLKQIQAHAAAEFPKESCGVVIREAGRLKYVPCRNDAKTPSEHFIINPEDKCDAEDRGEVTMIIHSHPDVPPVPSMTDRVSCELHEKPWGIVSWPSGEYFEFKPEGYQAPLIGREFGHGLLDCYALCRDYYEREYDIELPNYPRRDGWWNDGESLYEKYYEEAGFYPVSMPRKGDMIVMQINADAPNHAGIYLGDGLLSSAPDLHPAPGTFLHHRYNKKSTRDVYGGMWADYTVLILRHQRVPEVD, encoded by the coding sequence ATGAACAAGACGATGCTGAAACAGATCCAGGCTCACGCCGCTGCAGAGTTTCCGAAGGAAAGCTGTGGCGTCGTGATCCGTGAGGCGGGCCGCCTAAAGTACGTGCCATGTCGCAATGATGCCAAGACCCCGAGCGAGCACTTCATCATCAATCCGGAAGACAAGTGCGATGCTGAAGATCGGGGTGAGGTGACGATGATCATTCACAGTCATCCCGACGTGCCGCCGGTACCCAGCATGACCGATCGCGTCAGCTGCGAGCTGCACGAAAAACCATGGGGGATTGTGAGCTGGCCGTCCGGCGAGTACTTCGAGTTCAAGCCCGAGGGCTACCAAGCTCCGCTCATTGGTCGCGAGTTCGGCCATGGGCTGCTGGACTGCTACGCGCTGTGTCGTGACTACTACGAGCGCGAGTATGACATTGAGCTGCCGAACTACCCGCGCCGGGATGGCTGGTGGAACGACGGTGAAAGCCTCTACGAGAAGTACTACGAAGAGGCCGGTTTTTACCCAGTGTCAATGCCGCGCAAGGGCGACATGATCGTCATGCAAATCAATGCCGACGCTCCGAACCACGCCGGCATTTATTTGGGTGACGGCCTGCTATCCAGCGCCCCTGATCTGCACCCGGCCCCCGGCACATTCCTGCATCACCGCTACAACAAGAAATCCACCCGCGACGTATACGGCGGCATGTGGGCTGACTACACCGTGCTGATTCTTCGGCACCAACGAGTGCCGGAGGTTGACTGA
- a CDS encoding phage tail protein: MARAAINVLGATGATYDFVTNGAGVVGSSRESVGVYYITGCLGMVPFPPVDDGWGYTVNQVDSRADVDIQFDDQVLVVTVTKDGKPYDLKHMITLHILVPDAPAVEMPQEAQPAEDPVTPEA; this comes from the coding sequence ATGGCAAGAGCAGCAATCAATGTCCTCGGGGCGACTGGCGCGACCTACGACTTCGTGACCAATGGCGCCGGGGTGGTGGGATCATCCCGCGAGTCGGTTGGCGTGTATTACATCACAGGATGCCTCGGCATGGTTCCGTTCCCGCCAGTGGATGACGGCTGGGGGTACACCGTCAACCAGGTGGACTCTCGGGCGGACGTGGACATTCAATTCGATGACCAGGTGTTGGTCGTGACGGTGACCAAGGACGGGAAGCCATACGACCTGAAGCACATGATCACGCTGCACATTCTGGTGCCTGATGCTCCAGCGGTGGAGATGCCACAGGAAGCGCAACCTGCGGAAGATCCCGTAACGCCCGAAGCCTGA
- a CDS encoding tail assembly protein: MAMITAVRPQPLVVLVMLYGVLGARFGRVHHLAVASPSEAVHALCVKIPGFRRFLRMSEERGLTYAVFRGKTNLSESEIEMRQDTVEPIRIAPIVIGSKGGGLFATIAGLALVVIGAITQQYYLVAAGAGLMIGGIAMSMSPSPVGVLDKEGDGNRPSYAFGGAVTTMAQGRCKPLLYGERDIGGALISAGVFSEDQQ; this comes from the coding sequence ATGGCCATGATCACAGCGGTTCGCCCGCAGCCACTGGTGGTGCTGGTAATGCTGTACGGCGTGCTTGGCGCCCGCTTTGGGCGTGTGCACCACCTGGCGGTCGCTTCGCCATCTGAGGCTGTGCACGCCCTTTGCGTAAAGATTCCTGGATTCAGGCGATTCCTCCGGATGTCCGAGGAGCGCGGCCTGACCTATGCGGTGTTCCGCGGGAAGACGAATCTCAGCGAAAGCGAAATTGAGATGCGCCAGGATACCGTCGAGCCGATTCGCATCGCACCGATCGTGATAGGCAGTAAAGGCGGGGGCCTGTTCGCCACTATCGCGGGCCTGGCCCTGGTGGTGATCGGCGCCATCACTCAGCAGTACTACCTGGTGGCTGCAGGTGCCGGCCTGATGATCGGCGGTATCGCGATGAGTATGTCCCCTTCACCGGTGGGTGTGCTCGACAAGGAGGGCGACGGCAACCGGCCGTCCTATGCGTTCGGCGGGGCCGTCACCACCATGGCTCAGGGCCGCTGCAAACCATTGCTCTATGGCGAGCGCGATATCGGCGGCGCCCTCATCTCAGCTGGCGTCTTCTCGGAAGATCAGCAGTAA
- a CDS encoding tape measure protein, with the protein MRTITNGNREAVSSWRSQEAAIAAQERALGSLTSAVGGYAKAMAGALAVGSLIHMSDEWGQISSRLKIATGSQNEFTEAQTRLMDIGKVTYKSFAENAELFIRITGVLKDYGGTANDALNVTEALSLGLAVSGTKGQATAAVIDQVSKSLEGGKLQGDGFNAVVTQAPRLLQALQDSLGKNRDELRKMSTDGKLTIDVVAKAWISQVGKMRKETDGMKTSVADAGIRMKDALLEYVGTVDDGVQVTTKLAAAINFAADNLSTLASVAAAGGIALIAKRGAEATRTLVVSTREAISASVGRAAAQVDAAAASLRVAQADVIAASRQVAFATTTAEATVAQRALTAAKIADLEASRALAVAQRSQAAAGSLIGRSASGIMGLLGGPVGLTALAAGTAASFLLFRDGANAANTAAIDLKRPISDLRKEWEGLGNAQRRPVLDKMIQEQAEAKKKAAEIVKEMQAVAQGPSGDYLGGQRFTANQYQRTAASGNFRRGIAGGVDIDQSTQNLVKNTGANKEVQGTLEALAAKYQENILKVGVLGDQIGALNGVMVDAKGAAEGVSAGLQSIKPPSAELVTAWEKRIASLTEKGAKFKDATSLGEVNRQGAIDNLDQTPEGKAILAKARAAATQADAEEKAKKAREESARVAKQASDKAKQDAKQLEDSYSRTLRSLNEQTEVHGRKTELAKIEFETTKGTLSKLDAAKKVELERAAIALDHLNSQKAYKDLMGDVQKQENSLLVTTKKRYEELNRINKQGGLKADQYRDGADAISKASIEKAPKFSGLDASVGGASGEMIKAAEAEATLKKWHDKQLAMQAELHAQKLTSEQQYLDRVAEINKTNQSRLADIQGAYKVAVIGAFSELSGQAADMVGKIAGEQSGAYKALFVAQKAFAVASIIMNAQIAAAKAPAELTILGGIPVGAALLASGYANAGMVAGMALAGFSEGGYTGPGGKFEPKGVVHGGEVVIRKEVVDQPGMKDYLIGLNRSGKPGYASGGFVGSPGISPAFTAPAVTAGGGSGAAPEIHLHINGDGSGGTVNSPEGYEQMGLALLATARSEMPKIARQVIQQEKGQNGLLDPNNRRNS; encoded by the coding sequence TTGCGCACCATCACCAATGGCAATCGCGAGGCTGTGAGTTCGTGGCGGTCGCAAGAAGCCGCCATCGCGGCGCAGGAGCGAGCCCTGGGGTCTTTGACCAGCGCAGTCGGTGGGTATGCGAAAGCAATGGCGGGCGCCTTGGCCGTCGGAAGCCTGATTCACATGTCGGATGAGTGGGGGCAAATTTCCTCACGCCTTAAAATCGCCACCGGATCTCAGAACGAGTTTACCGAAGCGCAGACCCGCCTCATGGATATAGGCAAGGTCACGTACAAGTCGTTTGCGGAGAACGCCGAACTGTTCATCCGCATTACTGGCGTGCTCAAGGATTACGGCGGCACTGCCAATGACGCGCTGAACGTAACTGAGGCCCTGTCTCTCGGTTTGGCTGTGAGCGGAACGAAGGGTCAAGCCACCGCTGCGGTAATTGATCAGGTCAGTAAGTCCCTTGAAGGCGGAAAGCTGCAAGGCGATGGCTTCAATGCTGTCGTTACGCAGGCTCCGCGGTTGCTCCAGGCGCTGCAAGACTCGCTCGGTAAAAACCGAGACGAGCTACGAAAAATGTCGACCGATGGGAAATTGACCATCGACGTGGTTGCCAAGGCCTGGATCAGCCAGGTCGGCAAGATGCGCAAAGAGACGGACGGCATGAAAACCTCTGTCGCAGATGCCGGCATTCGTATGAAGGACGCGTTGCTGGAGTATGTCGGCACCGTAGATGACGGCGTACAGGTAACCACAAAGCTCGCCGCCGCCATTAACTTTGCAGCTGACAACCTTTCGACTCTCGCGTCTGTTGCTGCTGCTGGCGGTATCGCTTTAATAGCCAAGCGCGGCGCCGAGGCCACCCGCACACTTGTGGTCTCTACGCGAGAGGCAATTTCCGCATCAGTCGGTCGCGCAGCGGCACAAGTGGATGCCGCTGCCGCCTCGCTCAGGGTGGCCCAGGCGGATGTCATCGCGGCGAGCCGGCAGGTTGCATTCGCTACCACAACGGCGGAAGCAACCGTCGCACAGAGAGCGCTGACAGCTGCCAAAATTGCAGACCTTGAGGCAAGCAGGGCGCTTGCGGTCGCGCAGCGTTCCCAGGCAGCAGCAGGGTCTCTGATTGGGCGATCTGCGTCAGGCATCATGGGGTTACTGGGAGGCCCGGTTGGCTTGACTGCACTTGCTGCAGGAACCGCCGCGAGCTTCTTGCTTTTCCGAGACGGGGCAAACGCGGCGAATACCGCTGCAATCGATTTGAAAAGACCGATCTCGGATCTCCGAAAGGAGTGGGAAGGCCTTGGAAACGCCCAGCGCCGACCTGTTCTCGACAAGATGATTCAGGAGCAGGCCGAGGCGAAGAAAAAAGCCGCCGAGATTGTGAAGGAGATGCAGGCAGTTGCCCAAGGCCCATCCGGCGACTACTTGGGCGGTCAGCGCTTCACAGCTAACCAGTACCAACGTACCGCCGCGTCCGGCAACTTCCGGCGCGGTATTGCTGGTGGCGTTGATATTGACCAGTCGACCCAGAACCTCGTTAAAAACACTGGAGCCAATAAGGAGGTTCAGGGCACGCTCGAGGCGCTGGCTGCCAAGTATCAGGAGAACATCCTCAAGGTCGGCGTGCTTGGCGATCAGATTGGCGCGCTCAACGGCGTGATGGTCGACGCGAAGGGTGCCGCCGAGGGTGTCAGCGCCGGCTTGCAGAGCATTAAACCCCCGAGCGCCGAACTTGTTACCGCATGGGAAAAGCGTATCGCCTCCCTTACGGAAAAGGGCGCCAAGTTCAAAGACGCCACATCCCTGGGTGAAGTTAACCGCCAAGGGGCTATCGACAACCTCGATCAAACCCCTGAAGGCAAGGCCATCTTGGCCAAGGCGCGTGCAGCCGCAACGCAGGCTGATGCCGAGGAAAAAGCGAAGAAGGCACGCGAAGAGTCTGCCAGGGTAGCAAAGCAGGCCTCGGACAAAGCAAAGCAGGATGCAAAGCAGCTCGAAGACAGCTATAGCCGGACACTGAGGTCTCTGAATGAGCAGACTGAGGTTCATGGGCGGAAAACCGAGCTCGCCAAAATTGAGTTTGAGACCACAAAGGGTACGCTGAGCAAACTCGACGCAGCGAAGAAGGTCGAGCTTGAGCGAGCAGCCATTGCTCTGGATCACCTGAATAGTCAAAAAGCCTACAAGGATTTGATGGGTGATGTCCAAAAGCAGGAAAACAGCCTGCTTGTAACAACCAAGAAACGATACGAAGAGCTGAATCGTATCAATAAGCAGGGAGGGTTGAAGGCCGATCAATACCGGGATGGCGCCGATGCGATATCAAAAGCATCCATCGAGAAAGCGCCGAAATTTTCGGGGCTAGATGCGTCTGTAGGTGGCGCTTCCGGTGAAATGATCAAGGCTGCAGAGGCAGAAGCAACGCTCAAAAAGTGGCATGACAAGCAACTCGCAATGCAGGCTGAGCTGCATGCTCAGAAGCTTACAAGCGAGCAGCAGTACCTTGATCGCGTCGCTGAAATCAACAAAACGAATCAGTCCAGGCTTGCCGATATTCAGGGCGCCTATAAGGTTGCCGTGATCGGCGCCTTTAGCGAACTGTCGGGCCAGGCCGCCGACATGGTTGGCAAGATCGCCGGTGAGCAGTCCGGTGCGTACAAGGCATTGTTTGTCGCGCAAAAGGCCTTCGCGGTTGCGTCGATCATCATGAATGCGCAGATCGCTGCCGCCAAAGCGCCGGCGGAACTGACCATCCTCGGCGGTATCCCGGTGGGCGCTGCCCTTCTTGCTTCTGGTTACGCCAATGCGGGCATGGTTGCCGGCATGGCGCTGGCCGGATTCTCGGAGGGAGGTTACACCGGGCCGGGGGGCAAGTTCGAGCCGAAGGGCGTGGTTCACGGCGGGGAGGTTGTTATCCGCAAGGAGGTGGTCGACCAGCCAGGCATGAAGGACTACCTGATTGGCCTCAACCGTAGCGGCAAACCTGGCTATGCAAGCGGCGGATTCGTCGGCAGCCCCGGCATCTCGCCCGCCTTCACCGCTCCAGCAGTTACTGCTGGCGGCGGATCTGGCGCAGCTCCAGAGATTCACCTGCACATCAATGGCGATGGGTCAGGCGGCACCGTCAACTCGCCGGAAGGCTACGAGCAAATGGGGTTGGCACTGTTGGCCACCGCTCGCTCCGAGATGCCCAAGATCGCCAGGCAGGTGATCCAGCAGGAAAAAGGCCAGAACGGTCTGCTCGATCCAAACAATCGGAGGAACAGCTGA
- a CDS encoding phage tail protein: MAEVFTWSPRVGSSGDDQTDTLESKFGNGYSQRLSVGINNVSGTYSVSFTGSEAYITAIRDFFKRHKGANHFFWTPPLETQGAFITTGGWQLQTHGKKKYTLSTTFQQVFNP; this comes from the coding sequence ATGGCAGAGGTATTCACCTGGTCGCCGCGGGTTGGCTCGTCTGGTGATGACCAGACAGACACGCTGGAGTCGAAGTTTGGCAACGGCTACAGCCAGCGCCTGTCGGTCGGCATCAACAATGTGTCCGGCACCTACTCGGTGTCGTTCACTGGCAGCGAGGCCTACATCACAGCGATCAGGGATTTTTTTAAGCGGCACAAGGGCGCAAACCACTTTTTTTGGACGCCGCCGCTTGAAACCCAGGGCGCCTTTATCACAACCGGTGGCTGGCAACTGCAAACCCACGGTAAGAAGAAATACACCCTCAGCACCACCTTCCAGCAGGTATTCAACCCATGA
- a CDS encoding phage minor tail protein L, whose translation MITLDDQKLEPGDLIQLIELDGEARGMGILRYHAHQQSAPIIWKGDVYLPRPYETGGFGRSVEGNNSTPMLKISNIDGAITALCRRFQGMSGVKLTVRQTYAKYLDAVNFPEGNPAASTMERLDISYINQVTSLGREEVVFSLAPPTAVKGQMLPGGLIMNRCEWCLWGEYRGPDCNYTGIKMFDLDGNPVDDPALDRCGGLPSDCEIRHGRGNPLPFGGAPGAALIG comes from the coding sequence ATGATCACATTGGACGACCAGAAGCTTGAGCCCGGCGATCTGATCCAGCTGATCGAACTGGATGGAGAGGCGCGGGGAATGGGTATCTTGCGGTACCACGCTCACCAGCAGTCCGCGCCGATTATCTGGAAGGGCGATGTGTATCTGCCCCGTCCTTACGAAACCGGTGGATTCGGTCGTAGCGTTGAGGGCAACAACTCCACGCCGATGCTTAAGATCAGCAACATCGACGGCGCGATCACCGCCCTGTGTCGCCGGTTCCAAGGTATGAGCGGTGTGAAGCTGACGGTACGTCAGACCTATGCAAAGTACCTGGACGCCGTGAACTTCCCTGAGGGCAACCCAGCGGCCAGCACAATGGAGCGGCTGGATATCTCCTATATAAACCAGGTGACCAGCCTGGGACGTGAGGAGGTGGTTTTCTCTCTGGCCCCCCCAACCGCAGTGAAGGGGCAGATGTTGCCTGGCGGTCTGATCATGAACCGGTGCGAGTGGTGCTTGTGGGGCGAGTATCGAGGCCCTGACTGTAACTACACCGGTATCAAGATGTTCGACCTCGACGGCAACCCGGTGGACGACCCCGCGCTTGATCGCTGCGGTGGGCTCCCGAGCGATTGCGAGATACGCCACGGCCGGGGCAATCCGCTGCCATTCGGCGGAGCCCCAGGCGCTGCGCTTATTGGATAG